A stretch of Pseudomonas sp. LRP2-20 DNA encodes these proteins:
- the folE2 gene encoding GTP cyclohydrolase FolE2, with the protein MTSLTLPDIATQPQEHTAPLDWVGMCGIALPIQFDGHHLSAMADAGVSLVDGTARGIHMSRLYLALEALEQQPLTPLAIRRLLADFLASHEGLSNAAYLNLSFEHLLKRPALVSPLAGWKRYPITLEAKIENEMFHVELSVRVPYSSTCPCSAALARQLIQQQFEADFAEQQLERSAVLEWLGSSKGIVATPHSQRSQALINVRLQNNLASLPVTELINRIEHSLGTAVQTAVKRADEQAFALANGQNLMFCEDAARRLYQSLRQLEWATAFKLRVEHAESLHAHDAVASSQWQW; encoded by the coding sequence ATGACTAGCCTGACGCTTCCGGACATTGCCACACAGCCCCAAGAGCACACCGCCCCGCTGGATTGGGTTGGCATGTGCGGTATCGCCCTGCCCATCCAGTTCGACGGCCATCATCTATCGGCCATGGCTGATGCCGGTGTCAGCCTGGTGGATGGCACTGCGCGGGGTATTCACATGTCTCGCCTGTACCTCGCGCTGGAAGCGCTTGAACAACAGCCATTGACGCCCTTGGCCATACGCCGTCTTCTGGCAGACTTCCTTGCCAGCCACGAAGGGCTTTCCAATGCGGCTTATCTCAACCTGTCTTTCGAGCACCTGCTGAAACGGCCTGCTCTGGTCAGCCCGCTCGCCGGCTGGAAGCGCTATCCAATTACCCTCGAAGCGAAGATAGAAAATGAAATGTTCCACGTGGAACTATCAGTGCGTGTGCCTTACTCCTCAACCTGCCCCTGCTCGGCAGCCCTGGCCAGGCAATTGATTCAACAGCAGTTTGAGGCTGATTTCGCAGAACAACAGCTAGAGCGCAGTGCAGTATTGGAATGGCTCGGTAGTAGCAAGGGCATCGTCGCGACGCCCCATAGCCAGCGCAGCCAAGCGCTGATCAACGTGCGCCTGCAGAACAATCTGGCGTCATTACCGGTCACCGAATTGATCAACCGGATTGAGCACAGCCTGGGTACCGCCGTGCAGACCGCAGTGAAGCGCGCAGACGAACAGGCGTTCGCCTTGGCCAATGGGCAGAACCTGATGTTCTGTGAAGACGCCGCTCGGCGGCTGTATCAGTCACTACGACAGTTGGAGTGGGCGACGGCCTTCAAGCTGCGCGTGGAACATGCAGAGAGCCTGCATGCCCACGATGCGGTAGCCAGCAGCCAGTGGCAGTGGTGA
- a CDS encoding DUF3617 domain-containing protein, translating into MKIRLPLLALALGLSSPLVHAQMLQPGLWELTTSNMQVDGKPLPDMQFMLGQLKNLPPEQRAMMEGVLAKQGVTIGGNGVRSCLTREQVQTNDIPLQDPKSGCTQKITDRSGNVWKFQFSCPKAQGTGQATFLSDKEFTTQVNGTFNASGVQQQGSMNTRAVWLGNDCGTVKPRT; encoded by the coding sequence ATGAAGATTCGTCTGCCACTGTTGGCTCTGGCCTTGGGCCTGAGCAGCCCACTGGTGCATGCGCAGATGTTGCAACCTGGCCTGTGGGAGCTGACTACCAGCAACATGCAGGTCGATGGCAAGCCATTACCCGACATGCAGTTCATGCTCGGGCAGTTGAAGAACCTGCCACCGGAACAGCGGGCCATGATGGAAGGTGTGTTGGCCAAGCAGGGCGTTACGATTGGCGGCAATGGCGTGCGCTCGTGCCTGACGCGTGAGCAGGTCCAGACCAACGACATTCCGCTGCAGGATCCGAAGTCCGGTTGCACGCAAAAAATCACCGACCGTTCAGGCAATGTCTGGAAGTTTCAATTCAGCTGCCCGAAAGCCCAAGGCACTGGCCAGGCGACGTTCCTCAGCGACAAGGAATTCACCACGCAGGTCAACGGCACCTTCAATGCCTCGGGCGTTCAGCAGCAAGGCAGCATGAACACCCGGGCCGTATGGCTCGGCAACGACTGTGGAACAGTCAAACCCCGTACCTGA
- the cls gene encoding cardiolipin synthase, with amino-acid sequence MDYHSPYFFGYVLGLVHLLGMIAALHAVFTVRTAQGAIAWAMSLFFIPYFTLIPYLIFGARSFYAYIQARRQANQEMHVAMANLNWRPWVEEALTARESESYAALRAMPKLGRMPCLANNQVKLLINGKATFDAIFAAIEQAREVVLVQFFIIHDDGLGKALQQLLLRKAAEGVKVFVLYDRVGSHALPSSYSQVLRDGGVQIHAFATRRGLFNRLQVNFRNHRKIVVVDGLLGFIGGHNVGDEYLGKNPHLSPWRDTHVQISGPVLACLQESFAEDWYWATRQLPPLILPDTYPDNGVLCQALASGPADPQETCSLFFIEAIHSAVKRVWITSPYFIPDEAVFAALRLAVLRGVDVRVLIPSRPDHRIVYAASSLFAFEAVRAGVRMFRYQPGFLHQKVVLVDDEVSAIGSANLDNRSFRLNFEITLLTVDRPFADQVEAMLLDDFEQAREITAEDSRDTHRVQQLGMRIARLISPIL; translated from the coding sequence ATGGATTACCACAGCCCCTACTTCTTCGGCTACGTGCTCGGCCTGGTCCACTTGCTTGGCATGATCGCCGCGTTGCATGCAGTGTTCACCGTGCGCACCGCCCAAGGTGCAATCGCCTGGGCCATGTCACTGTTCTTCATTCCATACTTCACACTTATTCCATACCTGATTTTTGGTGCGCGCTCCTTCTACGCCTACATCCAGGCCCGGCGCCAGGCCAACCAGGAAATGCACGTCGCCATGGCCAACCTCAACTGGCGCCCCTGGGTCGAGGAAGCCCTCACTGCCAGAGAGTCGGAAAGCTACGCCGCCTTGCGCGCCATGCCGAAACTCGGGCGAATGCCTTGCCTGGCCAATAATCAAGTGAAGCTGCTGATCAATGGCAAAGCCACCTTCGACGCCATATTCGCCGCCATCGAACAAGCACGTGAAGTGGTGCTGGTGCAGTTCTTCATCATCCATGACGACGGCCTTGGCAAGGCCCTGCAGCAACTGCTGCTGCGCAAGGCCGCCGAGGGTGTGAAGGTATTCGTGCTGTATGACCGGGTCGGCAGCCATGCCCTGCCCAGCAGCTACAGCCAGGTGTTGCGTGATGGTGGTGTGCAGATCCACGCCTTTGCTACCCGTCGAGGTTTGTTCAACCGCCTTCAGGTCAACTTCCGCAACCACCGCAAGATCGTCGTGGTCGATGGCCTGCTCGGCTTCATCGGTGGGCACAACGTGGGTGATGAGTACCTCGGCAAAAACCCGCACCTGTCACCTTGGCGCGATACCCATGTGCAGATCAGCGGCCCGGTACTGGCCTGCCTGCAAGAGTCGTTCGCCGAAGACTGGTACTGGGCCACGCGCCAGCTGCCGCCGTTGATCCTGCCGGACACCTACCCTGACAACGGCGTGCTTTGCCAAGCCCTGGCCAGTGGCCCGGCAGACCCGCAGGAAACCTGTTCCCTGTTCTTTATCGAAGCCATCCACTCGGCGGTAAAACGGGTATGGATCACCAGCCCCTACTTCATTCCGGATGAAGCTGTATTCGCTGCCCTGCGCCTGGCCGTGCTGCGCGGGGTGGATGTACGCGTGCTGATCCCGTCCCGGCCCGATCACAGGATTGTCTATGCAGCGTCCAGCCTGTTCGCATTCGAAGCGGTTCGGGCAGGGGTACGCATGTTTCGCTACCAGCCAGGCTTCCTGCACCAGAAGGTGGTGCTGGTGGATGACGAGGTCAGTGCGATCGGCAGCGCCAACCTGGACAACCGCTCGTTTCGGCTCAACTTCGAGATCACCTTGCTGACCGTAGACCGCCCGTTCGCTGACCAGGTGGAAGCGATGTTGCTGGACGACTTCGAGCAGGCCCGCGAGATTACCGCCGAGGACAGCCGCGATACCCATCGTGTCCAACAGTTGGGGATGCGCATAGCGCGGCTGATTTCACCCATTCTCTGA
- the cfaB gene encoding C17 cyclopropane fatty acid synthase CfaB, giving the protein MLAQLPPALQSLHLPLRLKLWDGNEFDLGPSPQVTILVKEPQLISQLTHPSMDQLGTAFVEGKLELEGDIGEAIRVCDELSEALLTDEEDAPPTRLSHDKSTDAKAISYHYDVSNAFYQLWLDQDMAYSCAYFREADNTLDQAQQDKFDHLCRKLRLDAGDYLLDVGCGWGGLARFAAREYGAKVFGITLSKEQLKLGRERVKAEGLAGKVDLQILDYRDLPQDGRFDKVVSVGMFEHVGHANLALYCQKLFGAVREGGVVMNHGITAKHVDGRPVGRGAGEFIDRYVFPHGELPHLSMITASICEAGLEVVDVESLRLHYAKTLHHWSENLENQLHKAAALVPERTLRIWRLYLAGCAYAFQKGWINLHQILAVKPYADGHHDLPWTREDLYR; this is encoded by the coding sequence ATGCTTGCTCAACTTCCACCGGCACTGCAAAGCCTGCATCTGCCGCTGCGGCTGAAACTGTGGGATGGCAACGAGTTCGATCTTGGCCCAAGCCCGCAGGTCACCATCCTGGTGAAGGAGCCGCAGCTGATCAGCCAACTGACCCATCCGAGCATGGACCAGCTGGGCACTGCATTCGTGGAGGGCAAGCTGGAGCTGGAAGGCGATATCGGCGAAGCCATTCGGGTGTGCGACGAGCTCAGTGAAGCATTGTTGACCGACGAGGAAGACGCCCCGCCAACGCGGCTGTCCCATGACAAGAGCACAGACGCCAAGGCCATCTCCTACCACTACGATGTTTCCAATGCGTTCTATCAACTCTGGCTCGACCAGGACATGGCCTATTCCTGTGCCTACTTCCGCGAGGCAGACAACACCCTGGATCAGGCTCAACAGGACAAGTTCGACCACCTGTGCCGCAAGCTGCGCCTGGATGCCGGTGATTACCTGCTCGACGTGGGCTGTGGTTGGGGCGGGCTTGCGCGTTTTGCCGCGCGCGAGTATGGCGCCAAGGTATTCGGCATCACCCTGAGCAAGGAGCAGCTCAAGCTCGGGCGCGAGCGCGTGAAGGCAGAGGGCCTGGCCGGCAAGGTTGACCTGCAGATTCTCGACTACCGCGACCTGCCTCAGGATGGCCGCTTCGACAAGGTCGTCAGCGTTGGTATGTTCGAGCATGTCGGGCACGCCAACCTGGCGCTGTATTGCCAGAAGCTGTTCGGTGCAGTGAGGGAAGGTGGCGTGGTGATGAACCACGGGATTACTGCCAAGCACGTCGATGGCCGACCGGTCGGGCGCGGTGCAGGTGAGTTCATCGACCGATACGTGTTCCCCCATGGTGAGCTGCCGCACCTGTCGATGATCACTGCGAGCATCTGTGAGGCAGGGTTGGAAGTGGTGGACGTGGAGAGCCTGCGCCTGCACTACGCCAAGACGCTGCACCACTGGAGCGAGAACCTGGAGAACCAGCTGCACAAAGCGGCAGCGCTGGTGCCGGAGAGAACCTTGCGCATCTGGCGCTTGTACCTGGCCGGCTGTGCCTATGCGTTCCAGAAGGGCTGGATCAACCTGCATCAGATTCTGGCCGTGAAGCCGTATGCCGATGGGCACCACGATCTGCCCTGGACGCGGGAAGACCTTTACCGTTGA
- the lpdA gene encoding dihydrolipoyl dehydrogenase: MKSYDVVIIGGGPGGYNAAIRAGQLGLSVACVEGRSTLGGTCLNVGCMPSKALLHASELYEAASGDEFAHLGIEVKPTLNLAQMMKQKDESVTGLTKGIEYLFRKNKVDWVKGWGRLDGVGKVIVKAEDGSETALQAKDIVIATGSEPTPLPGVTIDNQRIIDSTGALSLPQVPKHLVVIGAGVIGLELGSVWRRLGAQVTVIEYLDRICPGTDEETAKTLQKALAKQGMAFKLGSKVTQAKSEADGVSLTLEPAAGGAAETLQADYVLVAIGRRPYTKGLNLESVGLETDKRGTLSNDHHRTSVPGVWVIGDVTSGPMLAHKAEDEAVACIERIAGKPHEVNYNLIPGVIYTRPELATVGKTEEQLKAEGRAYKVGKFPFTANSRAKINHETEGFAKVIADANTDEVLGVHLVGPSVSEMIGEFCVAMEFAASAEDIALICHPHPTRSEALRQAAMNVHGMAMQI; this comes from the coding sequence ATGAAATCCTATGACGTGGTGATCATTGGCGGCGGCCCTGGCGGCTACAACGCAGCGATCCGCGCCGGCCAACTGGGCCTCAGCGTCGCCTGCGTGGAAGGCCGCTCGACCCTCGGTGGCACCTGCCTGAACGTCGGTTGCATGCCGTCCAAGGCATTGCTGCACGCGTCGGAGCTTTATGAAGCCGCCAGCGGCGACGAGTTCGCCCACCTCGGCATTGAAGTGAAGCCAACGCTCAACCTCGCCCAGATGATGAAACAGAAGGACGAGAGCGTCACCGGCCTGACCAAGGGCATCGAATACCTGTTCCGCAAGAACAAGGTCGACTGGGTGAAAGGCTGGGGCCGGCTGGATGGTGTCGGCAAGGTCATCGTCAAGGCTGAAGATGGCAGCGAGACCGCCCTGCAGGCCAAGGACATCGTCATCGCCACTGGCTCCGAGCCCACTCCCCTGCCCGGCGTGACCATCGACAACCAGCGCATCATCGACTCCACCGGTGCCCTGTCTTTGCCACAGGTACCCAAGCATCTGGTGGTGATCGGCGCGGGCGTCATCGGCCTGGAACTGGGTTCGGTATGGCGCCGGCTGGGTGCACAAGTCACCGTCATCGAGTACCTCGACCGCATCTGCCCTGGCACTGATGAAGAAACCGCCAAGACCCTGCAGAAAGCCCTGGCCAAGCAAGGCATGGCCTTCAAGCTGGGCAGCAAGGTCACCCAGGCGAAGAGTGAAGCCGACGGTGTCAGCCTGACCCTCGAGCCGGCCGCTGGCGGTGCCGCCGAAACCCTGCAGGCTGACTACGTGCTGGTCGCGATCGGCCGTCGTCCTTATACCAAGGGCCTTAACCTTGAGAGCGTAGGGCTGGAAACCGACAAGCGCGGCACGCTGAGCAACGACCACCACCGTACCTCGGTGCCAGGTGTGTGGGTGATCGGCGACGTCACCTCCGGCCCGATGCTGGCGCACAAGGCTGAAGACGAAGCGGTCGCCTGCATCGAGCGTATCGCCGGCAAGCCGCATGAAGTGAACTACAACCTGATCCCAGGCGTGATCTACACCCGTCCGGAACTGGCTACCGTCGGCAAGACCGAAGAGCAGTTGAAGGCCGAAGGCCGCGCCTACAAGGTCGGCAAGTTTCCCTTCACCGCCAACAGCCGCGCCAAGATCAACCACGAGACCGAAGGCTTCGCCAAGGTCATCGCCGATGCCAACACCGATGAAGTGCTCGGCGTGCACCTGGTCGGTCCGAGTGTCAGCGAGATGATTGGCGAATTCTGCGTGGCCATGGAGTTCGCCGCCTCGGCTGAAGACATCGCCCTGATCTGCCACCCGCACCCGACCCGCTCCGAAGCCCTGCGCCAGGCAGCGATGAACGTGCACGGCATGGCCATGCAGATCTGA
- a CDS encoding LysR family transcriptional regulator, whose protein sequence is MSINFDLNDLQAFRAVVEQGSFRRAADTIRITQSALSRRIEKLESALGVKLLERTTRKVSLTNVGRAFLPQVERLLDDLDLALLSVGDGGSLRTGTLTIACVPSAAYYFMPHAIRAFHAQYPKVRINLYDASANEVSAAVASGEADFGLSFTGNLAPEIEFSDLLEERYVIACRQDHPLAKLDEVTWAQAYEHDYISLGKSSGNRLVLDRALAGMQVSKESVCEARHVTTLLGLIEAGLGIAAVPSIALPLTPHPILASIALVEPQVSRKMGLLKRRGRTLTPAALEMVRLIRELPGVLPGD, encoded by the coding sequence TTGAGCATCAACTTCGATCTGAATGACCTGCAAGCTTTCCGCGCTGTCGTCGAGCAAGGCAGCTTCCGCCGCGCCGCCGACACCATCCGCATCACCCAGTCAGCGTTGAGCCGGCGCATCGAAAAACTTGAGTCGGCACTGGGCGTGAAGCTGCTCGAACGCACCACGCGCAAAGTGTCGCTGACCAATGTCGGGCGGGCGTTCCTGCCCCAGGTCGAGCGGCTGCTGGACGACCTGGACCTGGCGCTGCTGAGCGTCGGCGATGGTGGCTCGCTGCGCACCGGTACCCTGACCATCGCCTGCGTGCCATCTGCCGCCTATTACTTCATGCCCCATGCGATCCGTGCCTTCCATGCGCAGTACCCGAAAGTCCGGATCAACCTGTACGACGCCTCCGCCAACGAAGTCAGTGCCGCCGTGGCCTCCGGCGAAGCGGACTTCGGCCTGAGTTTCACCGGCAACCTCGCACCAGAAATCGAATTCAGCGACTTGCTCGAGGAGCGCTACGTCATTGCCTGCCGCCAGGACCATCCGCTGGCCAAGCTGGACGAGGTGACCTGGGCACAAGCCTACGAACATGACTACATCAGCCTGGGCAAGTCGTCTGGCAACCGCCTGGTACTGGATCGGGCGCTGGCGGGGATGCAGGTCAGCAAGGAGAGTGTTTGCGAAGCCAGGCATGTAACCACCCTGCTTGGCCTGATCGAAGCGGGGCTGGGTATTGCGGCGGTGCCATCGATCGCCCTGCCGCTGACGCCGCATCCGATCCTCGCCAGCATTGCACTGGTCGAACCGCAGGTCAGCCGCAAGATGGGCCTGCTCAAGCGCCGCGGGCGCACATTGACACCTGCGGCGCTTGAGATGGTCAGGTTGATTCGCGAACTGCCCGGGGTGTTACCGGGCGACTGA